The stretch of DNA ATTTGTTGCCGTCAGTGGTGAGGGCGTCTGAaacctgttgtgtgtttgtgtgtgcagcgccccctgctgtgacGTGTACCTGCATCTTGCCGACGTTGGGGAAGTCTCCGGGGCTGATGTGATGCTCCCTCTGCAGGATGGTGTAGATCTCCGGCAGCCTCATGATcagctcctccttcttcttctcccgcCCAAACAGAGACGGCATCTCCTTCTTCAGGTAGCTGATGATGTAAGCGTGCACCTGTGGGGGGCGGAGTCAGCACTTTAAAATGTGGCGGCAGACAGGAAACCTCACTTCTTCACCtcttattgtttttatggacgGAAACACTCGACAGTTCCTCGAAagggaagaacacacacagacacagacacacacacacagacacaaacagacacacacaggcacacacagacacacacctcctgcCGTGTGTGTTCCGTTCAACAACATTGTTGTTTATACAAGAGTTTCCTCAATCACTGAGACAGGAAGGTGCTGCAGGTTCGACACAAACATTCCAGCACCTTCTGTCTCGTGACTTCAGACCTTTATCGATCGCTCTCTGTCTCAAAGAGGACTTTTTATATTGAATCATATTTGccacattttttaatttcttcaTTAGAAAGAAATCTTATTTGACTGAATTTGTTATCGTcacatcagtgctgctgtgtcaaagCTCATATAAATGATGCAGTTTTCTGGCTGCAATAAAGCTTCTATACTGACGGAagctaaaacaaaacacaacaggtctgagcaaaataaaaggaaaaataaagtcTGGATGATGATTAGTGcaacaaaaacaggaggaggaggaggaaggaatgCCAGAGTGCAGGAGGACCGTAAGCTCTTCATATAAGGCATGATGGGAGgtggaaggaagggaggggctACAGATGGAGGGTGTGAGGTCACTCACGGTGCCACAGAACCTCAGGGCCAATGATCAGGGGTTGATCCagggaggaagaacaaaaataaGCTGTGATTTATGAGCGGGGGGTGAAGGTCGCTCACGTCGCGTCATTTTTAAGACGTTTGTTTGTCAGAAACCAAAAATATCTTCTGTTCTGTACACAGTGTGTCAGAGAGCTGGGTGACAGATAACCTGACCACACCGAGGGAAGACTCCACCTGACAGCAGactcacaacacaaaaaaacacgacacaaaaaagaaagcagCGACCTCTGAGGCCAAACTGCAGTGCCTTtagtgtccaccagaggctgGCTCCATCCACTCCTCCAACCTCACAGCAGATATAAAAGTTCCTTTTTATCACAGCTGCTGCACctctcagctccacctgctccacctctgtctctgtgctcgGATTAACAGGAGTTCAGGTGGATTCAGGTTCTGCTCACAGGACGccacagcctcacacagacTGAGACCAGCCCTTCATCCAACTACTAAACCTCTGAAGACAAAAACCAACGTTACACCATGAAAACAAGAATAAAACCCtcacatgctgctctgcagAACTCTGCCCTGATTCTACTCTTCGGGACATAGGTCTTACTGACATGAAActaaaaatgtcttttaaaaGTCATTTGCAGGTTTCCTGCTCCACCCTCACAGCTCCAAACATGACtgacatacagaaacacacaaattcacagaAGCTGGACTCCAGGATCTGACTCAGACTTTAAATTTAGTGGCACTTCTGCTTCCTGACTCCTCAGAAAAACATGAAGGTTTCGATTCCTGACCATAAAGGCTCTGCTTCCTCCTAACACCTTCTAATAATCTCCAGATCCCCTGCGACCGATCAGATATCACCAAACATTCCCACAGCGGCGGTCCGAGAGTTAACTCCAAACACAACACGCGACTTCCTGTCTCACCTTCGCCAGCCTCGCTCTCTTGATGAGGTCATTGAGTTTACGCAGGGCGGCGTTCCTGGGAAGGCTCTGGATGTCCCGGAACAGGTCCTGAGACTCAGCCTCAAACAGGCGCCTGAGGAGAGGACGGTGAGTGAGTGAAGTGAGGCCATGATGAATCACATGATTACACAGCTGAGCGGCGCCGACCTGTTCTCCGTGTTCTGCAGCGGTTTGGCCCAGAAGGAGCCCAGGTAAACCCTCGCCACCTCCGGAGTGTTGATCACCTTCCCCAGCGACCACATGAGGGCGCCGTACACCcgcatcagctgctgtgtgtccacCTGAGGGCGCAGGTGAGCAGGGGGTCAGACTGACTCGGGCGGGTGCTGTTCGCTGCGTGGCGGTCGGACCTACCTGGTCGGCCTTGTTGAGGACGACTCGGATCTTGTCGTCTTGTCCTTTGAAGGCTTTGATGGCCTCGGAGAACTCGTCGGAGATGTCCAGTTTGTGGGCGTCGAACAGCAGGATGATCCGGTCCACCCGCTCCCCGAACCACCGCAGCACCTCCGAAAAGTCGTAGCCTGTCAACAGGAAGGACAGAACTTATTTTAACTTGTTTGTATCGACTCATGAGGATGTTTGGTGCCtctactgagcatgctcagaaaGCCAAATTACACACCCTGTAAATATGAAGCTGAGCTAAAAATGTAAGTAATGGAAAATTACAGAGCACTGTGCAGACTGTGAAGCTAAgaagaagcacacacagacacacacacacgcacgcacgcacacacacacacacacacacagacacacacacacatgcacacatgcacgcacgcacgcacacacagtgcatatcagcatatcagctGCTGGACTATGACTTTAaattgagtgtgtgtctgtctgtgtgtgtctctgcgtgtgtgtctgtgagtgtgtgtgtgtgtgtgtgtgtgtgtgtgtgtgtgtgtgtaagctgatCTGTGGCAGTCTGCTCTGGGTGTGGTTCCTCTGAAACTGGGTGACACAAAGGCTTTAAATCTGGAGGAGGattttacttttacttcatCCTGTCCTGTTACAAAGTTTAACTCACAATCTGACCAGGACATGGGGACAAAACAACTTAATTTAACCCCTTGTTTTTTCTCGTGTTGATCGACTCTCACTGTGAAGCAGGATTTTAAAGATGTGGTGATGAATGGAGCTGTTACAGCCAAGATATCCCTCAAAAAGCAGCACTTGAACGCAGCACAAGACGAATGGCTGACCAGCACCTGTGTGAAAGTAACTCTctgcaccagcaggtggcagcagtctGAATTTGGTAGGGAAACAGAGGTCAAtcggccaatcagaaaatagaatttcttgttGCCGGGTGAGGTCTGAGGTCCATGAACATGCTGCGGATGTCAGCAGCGACGCTGCACTGAAACCAGTCTGGTCTTTAATCTGACCTTTAAAATCTAGAgtttacactgcacacacacagacacacacacacacacctgatacAGGCCGCCTAgcggaacacacacacagaaacaccttcagcaaacacacacatgttccaaACGGGACTCTAAAATATCAGATCTGCTGACGACGGCGAGGCCAACCCGAGCAGCACGGTGACCCCGCAGTGATGAAACAGTCCTGCATCACCTCTCTGTGCACAGTCACAACACACCTGAGTGTTTGtggacacaacacacacacacacacacactgatgcagcgaAGAGGCCAGCCTCCATTCTTTAACTCCGAAAACACAAAGAAGCTGCAGACGAGCTTTCATTGATCGACTCGTCCTCACAGCCTGGACTCCAGTCCTTCCTGCTGTTGGACTCATTCCAGCCTGGAAAGGTCTGCTCATGAATAAATGATGGTGCCAGCACAGAGATCAGAGGagtcccccaccaccaccaccaccaccaccaccacccacagcTTCAGGTTTCATGACAGCTTCAGGTGTGTGGTTCATGTTTGTCCCAGGACACGCAGCGCTGAGCGGTAAACACCGTCATCAGCCGGGAGGTTTCCTGCACCTACGAGACTCGTCACAgccacatgatgatgatgaagagtcaGACGGACAGAGACAGGCGGACAGGTCACCTGAGAGACAGGcggacagagacagacggacaggtcACCTGAGAGACAGGcggacagagacagacggacaggtcACCTGAGACACAGGCGGACAGGTCACCTGAGAGACAGGcggacagagacagacggacaggtcACCTGAGAGACAGGCGAacagagacagacggacaggtcACCTGAGACACAGGCGGACAGGTCACCTGAGAGACAGGcggacagagacagacggacaggtcACCTGAGAGACAGGcggacagagacagacggacaggtcACCTGAGAGACAGGcggacagagacagacggacaggtcACCTGAGAGACAGGCGGACAGGTCACCTGAGAGACAGGCGGACAGGTCACCtgagagacagacggacaggtcGCCTGAGAGACAGGCGGACAGGTCACCTGAGAGACAGGcggacagagacagacggacaggtcACCTGAGAGACAGGCGGACAGAGTCAGACGGACAGGTCACCTGAGAGACAGGCGGACAGGTCACCTGAGAGACAGGCGGACAGAGTCAGACGGACAGGTCACCTGAGAGACAGGCGGACAGGTCACCTGAGAGACAGGCGGACAGAGTCAGACGGACAGGTCACCTGAGAGACAGGCGGACAGGTCACCTGAGAGACAGGCGGACAGAACAGCCTCCTGCTGGGTTAGTGGTGGGTAATTCCTCTGATACGAGCTGCGATTGTTCTCTGCTAATATCACAGGAGTCTGATTACTTCACGGTTCACTTCCTTAAAGAAGGAAATGCCTTCAGTCCAACAATGCGGCTTCCTCTGCCGCGCGGCGACAGGCTGGACTAAACCCTCAGACCAAATCAACAACTGCTGCAGGGGTCGCCATGGCAACACTCTGCCGTCTGACGCCACCCTCTGACGATGGGCTGGCAGCAGATCAGCCTGAACGGTTTGGGACCAGAACCAAGCGGGCAAACAGCAGCTCCACCctgcagctccacccagcagctccacccagcagctcCACCCTGCAGCTCCACCCTGCAGCCACCAACATCTGCCAACCAAACATGCTGCTGTGGTGACTCCATAAACAGCCCAAACGCCACATGGTACCGCAAACACAAAGAAGTTAACCGGGAACATCTGTGCTGTAAACAATCAGACTCACTCACTCTTTAACTTCACCCAAAATTATTATAGTGTTAGAAACGTGCCCGGTAAGGTCCAGACCCATCAGCGTCCTCTGTGGCTTGTCTCCTCTAtcagctgattggttgaagtgtAGGTGGTAAACACGCCTTCCTGTGATGGCCTCTTACTGTGTACTGGACACCAGTCTGCAGAAAATCATCCACAGAAACATGGATGCTGGTTGGTGTTTGGGAGGCGTCGCACTGAAGGAAGTTCTGAATCAATCAGAACGAATCCCTCTGGGAAAGGATCGACAGGAGATGTGTCTTCAGTGCACTTCAACATGATCTCACATGCAGCGgatcaaaacaaacatggaggccGACGTGTGTGCGCAGCAGGcggtgtgtgtggagcagctgcagaacacacagcatCAAGATCAGATGAAGCATTCCTGAGCAGCAGCGCTGATCTCACCGAGCTTAACCGTCAGCGacgtgtgcgtctgtgttgaGTCACAGCTGGCACGTCCAGCGTCTTCAGGAGGAATTTAACCCTCAGCTGAGCAGCTCTAAACGCTTCCAGATGGAGGGAAAGCACCCGCCGCACAGCAGAATCCTCCATCCATACGTCCAGCAGCCGCCCAGCTGAGGCGCGCAGCTGATGGCGTCATCCGTCCAGGCTGACTCAACGCGAGGGCAacgaggacacagaggacacagaggacacagaggacggTTTCTGCAGCAAACGTTTGTTTAGTTTGGATTATTTGTCCATTTAAACATCGGCTGCACGCTGCTGCTTGTCCTGTGAACAGCTTGGTGCTGCATGCTGCCAGATCTCCCTCCACAGAAAGACTCTGTATCTGAGCATCCATCTGTCATCGACCTCACAAATCTCCTCCGTCCTCCCCCCCTGAGGGAACACTATACGGGCTCTTTATGAGACCGTCGTACAGGGAACTTGAGGGGACCTCTGATGGTTCCCTGAGGGACTCCTGCAGGCTGGTTTGTGAGCAACAGGACTGTTTCCCACAGAGCAGTGACGACAGGAGAGCAGCGTCAGGAAGCTCAGATTGTAGTCCGACTTATGTAACGGTGATGGTTCAGCTCCACACCCAGCATCTTACACAAAACCCTCAACAAGGTCCCAGACTGTGTCAGCTACACAACTCATCGGAGTTAGTCTGTTAGCAGCGTCCATGTGTAAAGAAGACCTAAACCCAGATGGTCCTCATCCCGGTCTGTCCACTGATGTTCCAGAGTCAGCTGTTCAACATGTAGTTTGTACGTTTTACacgaacaggaagaggaagtctGAGCGTCACTGTACACCAGTGACCGTGCAGATGTTTAACTGTTACTGTGGAGTTCTCCGTTTCACATCTGCATTTATAAACTGTGTGGTTTCACTCACGGAAACAGGCCGAGGGacagaacaggaagtgagaccgagagaaaaaaaaaagagtcaaatATGTCTCATGTGGTTTTTCCCCTCTATAGAAATCTCTGAAAAGTCGTTTATCAGACTCTCAGCTCAGCTTTGAACTTGACTGTGGAGGTCAGCGGCTCTCTGACTGCTTACAATGTGAGGAAGTGAAAGAATCTCAAGGACTATTATGCAActacactcgcacacacacacacacacacacacacacactggcacacacagGTTTCATACCTCTACTGATTCGTTGTTTCTCTCCAGACAGGATACCCGGAGTGTCGATGATGCTGATGCTCTGCAGAACCTGATTGGGCATCTGAGAGCAGAtgaacctgaaacacacacacagacacacacacacacacaaacacagacacacacacacacacacacacacaaaagaaaagagagtgaGGATCCATATTTCAGTGTCTGTAACATGTCAGGGCTGCATCCATGCAGAGCTGTTTAAATCATAGCTTTAGCTCAGAAACCAATCAGCCAGTAATGACCTCACCACCCAAGCTAAGCTAGCTAGCACCAGCATTTATCTGGGGACTTTTTAATGTTAGCCTATTGCTGTATTGTTGGTCTTTCAGCTTAATTAGCCCTCCAGATCAATCCCAAGAgtgtggagctgctcagtgTTAGCAGCTGAGCTAACGACACGGAGCCAGGAGCTGCGACTTCACTGCAGCCCCAGGCTGAGGACgccctctgtgacatcacagtctGGACACAGTGTTCAGAGGGACATAGAGTTTCCTGCACTCTGCTTCAGAGAACATGTTGTAAAACCTCCGTCACCTCAGAGATACATTTAGCAGCAGCTATAAATCGCTTCGGTGCGTCGGCTCGACGGCTGGCGGcgggaaaaaacaaaaccaaggCACTGACACACggtgacgcacacacacttcctcctgGAAACAACAGCTTATTGTGGAGGGTTCCTCCTTCTACTGGAAGATGGTTTAAGGAATGGcagcacaggtacacacacacacagactcacactcacacacacacacacagactcacactcacacaaacagttCGAGGGTCGACTGTCCGTCCACTTCCTCCCTGCCGCTGTCAGAAATATTTCTGGACAGAGGAAATATGTTTGGAGCAGAGTGTTTTCAGCTATATTTAAACTGGAACCTGAcaggttcctgtgtgtgtgtgtgtgtgtgtgtgtgtgtgtgtgtgtgtgtgtgtgtgtggggtgaagGAGGTCACTTCCCACGTTGTAAATGTTTTGAGGaaagcagtgacagcagaggaggtgagggGTGCTCGTGTGCAGATAAGGAAAGGTCTGGTTTTAGGcctgggtggaggtggtggaggaggtggtgatgCTGAACATGATGGACTATAAAGTGTGGGAGCAATAGTCGTGTTCAGAAATATTTAGGTTGGACGATCATCCAGATGTGTCACACAcctctgagcatgctcagatgTGCTGCTCCTACTTTCCACATTtagttgagtgtgtgtgtgtagtaccACACTCTGTCCACTACACCACAAACAGCACCAGCTAGCGCTAACATAGCTACACCGTTAGAGGGGGGGGTATTTCTCAGTATTTAGCAGTTAGCAGGTGGCTAACAGGTAACTCGAGGCGCACCTCTGACTGGCAGGTCAACGACAGCGAGGCGGCCCGGCGAAGGCTTCGTCTGATCCttgtggaggagcagaggtggAACACACCTCCAGTCTGTGTGGGAGGGGCCTCTGACAGGAAGCTCAGAGTGGCGGGGAGGTGAGGTGGCCCCAGTGCACTCTGGGTGTTACAGTGTTCGGTCCCTTCTGGATTCTGGCTGACGgagctgtgggtgtgtgtctgaacCGTCTGCAGCTCCAACATGCATCATCAGAAAAACGACCTGAGTGGAATTATGGGTAAGGGTCGAGGTGTGGGCGGAGCTCGGAGGCTTTTAGTGTCACATCAGTCGGTttgttcctcctctgtgtcgGAGTCAGATTATTAAACATGTCTGAGGGTCAGCGGGGAGGTGAAGGATCAGACTTAACCCTTCACAGACCTCTGCATCGCTTGAACCTGCGGCGGCTTCACTCTGCACGCCAGACGCTCGAGCAGCCTGAAAGCGGCGTGAGTCTTTACCTGTTGAGGAAGGAGTTTCCAAACGCGTTCAGTTTCCTGAAGGGCTTCTTGGGGTCCACCACCAGGGCGTTGCCGGGGACGACGCCCTCGTTCTCACCGTACATCACAGCGATAAAGCCGTCGGTGGTCGGCTCCGGACCAATCCGCATCCCCGGAAAGTCCTGCTCCAGCAGATACCTGACAGAAAGAGTCAGCAGCATTTAATAACTGGTcataacattttaaattaattcTTTTAAAGGTTGAGGAAAAGTTCAGGAAACGTTCGGTTTGTCacagattttttaaaaagtatttctGACTATTTGGAAAATGAGTTACTGAGAAAAACCTGGAGCTGTTCTGGGTTTGAGCCGGAGGGTTTTCTGACAGATCTGGATCATGGAGCTCTGTTGATCTTCCTGCTGGGTTCATGGACCGACTGCTGCTCTAACATcagatctgtgtctgaattgcTTCCACAGGAAGTCACAGATCTGCTGCCAAAACAAACCCTGAGATGATCCGACACAAACAGACGGGCCGCCTGTCAGGGACGAGCTGCGCCTGCACAAAACGCCTTTTCCTCCGCTCTCATCTCCACACCGACCCCCTCGTCCCCTCGCCGTCAAAGAAgtgagaagaggaaggaagggagggaagaTGGCCGCCGAGCATCTCTGTCCTCTCACTTCCTGACTTTCAGAACGGCAAAGACATCAAAGAGGGGACGAGGATGGACAACAGCCGCAGAGCTTGTTATGATATGAAGCCTCAAACCACACCTGCCGCCATTTGACCACTTCCTGATTTCAGACACCTCAGAcagactctgagtgttggtcatgtgactgctgctcacagtgactccatcatggcgtcctgctgggagctgaggaggacaggactttgtGTTTTTAGACTTGGTTAGAGGCACCTCAGACACATGTGGTCAAATAAGGCAGAGATTACTGGAGTCCTCGAGGTGTTTACGCAAGAGGTTTCACTTCtgtcagagaggaaggagaagaaaataATGTTGACTCTGCAATTTACTGGCAACATGTTCCCATGATTCATAGCTTTCCTCGGGGCTGGGCTGTCTTCGCAGGAAGAAGCACCTCCGGCTGCATTTGGTTAAATCCACAATAATCCCAGCGCAAGACGACCGGGTCTAAATCTGAGCAGAGTCTCACTTAGCTTTAATAGAGTCTAAACaatccctgacacacacacagacacacacacagacagacacacacacagacagacagacagacacacacacagacagacagacacacacacagacagacacacacacacacacagacagacagacagacagacacacacacacacacagacacacacacacacagacagacacacacacacagacacacagacagacagacacacacacacacacacacacacagacacacacagacacacacacacagacacacagacacacacagacagacacagacacagacacacacacagacacacacagacagacacacacacagacagacagacacacacacacagacacacagacagacagacacacacacacacacacacacacagacacacacacagacagacacacacacagacacacacacagacagacacacacacacacagacacacacagacacacacacagacacacagacacacacacacacagacacacacagacacacacacacacacacacagacacacacacagacacacacacacagacacacagacacacacacacacacacagacacacagacacacacacacacacacagacacacagacacacacacacacagacacacacagacacacacacacacacagacacacacagacacacacacacagacacacacacacagacacacacacacacacacacacacagacacacacacacacacagacacacacagacacacagacacacagacacacacacacacagacacacacagacacagacacacacacacagacacacacagacacacagcatccTTCTGTGTGGATGCCATGATGTCACTGATAATCAGGAAGTGCTGAGCAGAGGCGGCCTGTGTCAGTGATGGCGGACAAACCGCACACAGGCATTAACAGAGTTATGGTTATATTAGAGCGACTGATCGGCCGATCCTATTGGCTGAATCCAGCCTGGCTCCGCCTTAAATCAGCTGTAATGACAGCGTGATGTGAGCAGCTGATGTCTGACAGCTCAGAGTGTTTTCAGGCTGTGCTGTGGACACATGCAGCTAACGTGGCTCAGCTCAGCCACAGCCTGTGTAATAACGGAGCCGTCAAACGAGGCAGCTGCAGGATGTTTGCTCCTGGGGCTGCTTCATGCTCCGCTGCTCAGACTCAGACCCACtgaaccagcagcagctcctccacagccccGTGAAGCTGTCAGATTACTCCACCTGTAATCTGACTCGTCATCTGTAAtctgctctctgtgtcttttaATCTGGCTCTGATTACAGAAAACTCTTCAATCTgaatattgttttgtttaaaaataatctGATAACAGAGAGAGCCAAGTGtccctgaacgcaccacagatTAAACAGCGTGagcatcagcagcagggacTGAAGGGTTGCTGGTTCGAATCCAGTTTACCTCAACTACAGCTCATTTAAATCATCTTGTGGAGACTCAGCCACACCTCAGCACATCTGACCCAGTCAGCTCGGCCCCTTGGTTTCCTGGTGACCCATATGATCTGTGTGTATCTTCCAAACAAAGGAGCTTTGGTGAGTTTGGAATCAGACGAATTTAACAGCAGCCTTCATCCGTGTGTCTGACGTGTTTCGTTACTCTCTGCGTTACTTTTTCCTCCGGTTTAAAAGCATAAGAATCAAACGCGTGATGTTTCCTCTGCGGTCCGGCGTGTTTCTCTACAGGCGGTTTAAAGAGCCTGACCTGGCGCGGCTCTCCGCCCTCTCTACACCCCCTGACAGGGATCATCGGCTCCGGGCTTCCTACCTGATGAAGGTGGTCTTTCCGGTGGAGTACTGGCCGACCAGCAGCACCATGGGCTTGCTCTGGAAGTCGGCGGCCTCCAGCGCCGGGGAGTGGAAGTCATGGAAGAGGTAGGTCTCCTCCAGCGGCAGCAGCTTCTTGGTGTAGAGGGTCTGCAGCCCCTCCGTCACGGTCTGGTACATCTCTCCTTCCTTGTTGCGGCCGCCCTGCTCCTGTTTGACCCAGCTGAACATGATCCCCGCGGCTCTCTGACGCGCTGCGCACACTTCCCTGTTTCGATGTTTCCAAATGTTTGCGGCTCTGCGCGCTGCGTCCTTCAGCCTGAGcggagggaagtgtgtgtgtgtgtctgtgtgtgtgtgtgtgtgtgtgtggcacctGGGAGTCTCCGCTCGGGACACACTGCCTCCTCTGTGCGCGGCTGcgggaggggtgtgtgtgtgtgtgtgtgtgtgtgtgagcgctgcTACCTGCGGGCACCGCCCTTCCCCTCCCCCCAGCGAcgatgcaacacacacacacacacacacacacacattaaaccaaTAGAAGTATTTACAGTATTTTCATTCTGCGACTGCGTCACTGGCTGATCCTCGTGCTCAGGGGCCTCGGGGCCAGCGCGGGGCCCCTGCTGACCCTCACACATCAGTTCATTCTTCAGGCTGTTGCAACATGCAGGCGGCTGTAGAGGACTGAAACACGGTCTGTTCTAAGTGAAAATACCTAAAAGCCTCTGCACCGCAACAgatgataaaacacaaaaactcacaTCAGAAAATCAATTAATTACAAAGTAAACACGTCAGCAGCCAACAAGAAAAACATCCTCAACAACATGCTCAATCATAAGTCCTTATTGACTGTAAGTTTAGAAATGGATTAGAAAAATGATGCCTTCAGAGACTGTTAGGAATCATTTCTAATTATTTAAAATCATCTGAAACCTGTTGTCTGATCATTATTCATCT from Parambassis ranga chromosome 22, fParRan2.1, whole genome shotgun sequence encodes:
- the ehd4 gene encoding EH domain-containing protein 4, producing MFSWVKQEQGGRNKEGEMYQTVTEGLQTLYTKKLLPLEETYLFHDFHSPALEAADFQSKPMVLLVGQYSTGKTTFIRYLLEQDFPGMRIGPEPTTDGFIAVMYGENEGVVPGNALVVDPKKPFRKLNAFGNSFLNRFICSQMPNQVLQSISIIDTPGILSGEKQRISRGYDFSEVLRWFGERVDRIILLFDAHKLDISDEFSEAIKAFKGQDDKIRVVLNKADQVDTQQLMRVYGALMWSLGKVINTPEVARVYLGSFWAKPLQNTENRRLFEAESQDLFRDIQSLPRNAALRKLNDLIKRARLAKVHAYIISYLKKEMPSLFGREKKKEELIMRLPEIYTILQREHHISPGDFPNVGKMQDMLQHYDFSKFPSLKVKLIESVDKMLATKIAVLMAMIREEESKQPPAMVSGGAFEGSQDGPFGQGYGEGISAGADAEDWIVSRDKHRYDEIFYTLMPVNGKITGVNAKKEMMNSRLPNTVLGKIWKLADCDHDGMLDDEEFALAQHLIKIKLEGYELPTDLPEHLVPPGHRKNHTADALYNHTED